A segment of the Corynebacterium liangguodongii genome:
GGAATACCGAGCCCAATAGGTTTTCCAATAGGGGCGTTCATGGGTGCCCACTCTAGCACCGCTACCCGAAGATCCTGACCGGGTTGACCACATCCGCCACCATGACGAAGACACCGATTGTGAGCAGCAGCGCGGCCATGGCATAGGTCAGCGGCATCAACGCCGTGTAGTCCACCGCCCCACCCGGGGCGAGCCCCCGGGCGCGGCGCAGCCAGTCGCGCATGCGCTCGTAGGCAATCACCGCGATGTGCCCGCCGTCGAGCGGCGGCAGAGGCACCAGGTTAAACAGCGCGAGGAAGAGGTTGAGCGAGGCCAGCATCATCCAGAAGGACTCCCACATGCTGCGCTGGACAAGCTCCCCGCCCACGCGCGAGGCCCCGATGACGCTCACGGGCCCGTTCACGTCGCGCTCCGCACCGAAGATGGAGGCCATAACCCCGGGGATCTTGCCGGGAAAGGAGAGCAGCCCCTCCCACGTTGCGTCCACCATCTGACCGGTCAGCCTCGCGGTGGCCGGCACGGCCTCAAGGGGACCAAAGGAGGCCATGGCGTTCTCAACCGGGGCGCTGGTCACCCCGATCGCCCCGGCGCTCACACGCTGGCCGGTCGCCTGGCTGTACCTGTCGACCGCCTCGACGACGACCGGCACGGTGAGCTCCTCGCCGGCGCGCCGCAGCGTCAGGCGAACCTCCTCCCCCGGCCGGGCGGAGACGACGTCGCGCACCTGCGAAAACGCCTCGACGCGGCGCCCGTCAACCGCGAGGATCTCGTCACCAACCTGCACTCCCGCGCGCTGCGCCGGGCCAGGCCCGTCGCACGCCTCGAAGGTGCCGTCGGCGGCCTGGTCGGCGGCGCACACGAGCTCGCCCACCCGCGGGGTACGATCCGCGTACGGGTTCGGGATGGCGGCGAAGACGGCGACGAAGTAGGTAATGGCCATGGCGAGCACCACGTTCATCGCCACCCCTCCGAGCATGACGACAACGCGCTGCCACGCCGGCTTGGAATGCATCGCGTGCGGGAGCTCCTCGGCAGTGAGGCGGTCGTTCGCGGTCATGCCCGCGATGTCGCAAAACCCCCCGAAGGG
Coding sequences within it:
- a CDS encoding M50 family metallopeptidase encodes the protein MGIVGIALFALGIAASIALHEAGHMVAARAFGMRVRRYFIGFGPKVWSATRGHTEYGLAALPFGGFCDIAGMTANDRLTAEELPHAMHSKPAWQRVVVMLGGVAMNVVLAMAITYFVAVFAAIPNPYADRTPRVGELVCAADQAADGTFEACDGPGPAQRAGVQVGDEILAVDGRRVEAFSQVRDVVSARPGEEVRLTLRRAGEELTVPVVVEAVDRYSQATGQRVSAGAIGVTSAPVENAMASFGPLEAVPATARLTGQMVDATWEGLLSFPGKIPGVMASIFGAERDVNGPVSVIGASRVGGELVQRSMWESFWMMLASLNLFLALFNLVPLPPLDGGHIAVIAYERMRDWLRRARGLAPGGAVDYTALMPLTYAMAALLLTIGVFVMVADVVNPVRIFG